A stretch of the Desulfobaccales bacterium genome encodes the following:
- a CDS encoding CBS domain-containing protein: MTNRNHRNGENQPAPPRTLEVITTHLNADFDAMASMVAARKLYPEALLVFPGSQERNLRDFFIRSSFYFVDFTRIKQVPMEEIKRLILVDTRQASRIGKFAEVAATGEVDIHIYDHHPDTDEDVHGSLEVVEMLGSTTAILTRIIKERGIALAPPEATVMALGLFEDTGSFTFTSTTPQDFEAGAFLLAQGADLNVVSEIITRELNAEQVALLNDLLEHSTSFHVGGIEVVLARTTAPEYVPDFAVVAHRLMDVENIQVLFALAQMEDRVFVVGRSRLPEVDVAEILSELGGGGHSYAASAAIKDQPLTQVEEKLRQVLQARIHPGRLAREVMSFPVKSVTPEVTLEEAEIIVNRYNINALPVLLDGKLLGLINRQTVEKGIFHGLRRHPVKDYMNTEVATVDPDASIAEIRDRLVINKQRVLPVVENGKVIGLISRTDLLHLLFAEHDEAQWSQPVRTKNIESLMRERLPKDILEILKQVGLVAAELKFSAYVVGGFVRDLLLKHENLDIDIVIEGDAIVFARRFAAQFGARSREFQKFKTGVIIFPDGFKIDVATARTEYYEAPGALPIVEYSSIKMDLYRRDFTINTLALKLNPGEFGTLLDFFGAQRDIKEGRISLLHNLSFVEDPTRVFRAIRFEQRFKFRITKLAANLINNAVKNNFFDRLSGSRLFGELRLILQEDNPILAIARLAELKLLAAVHPRLLFDEGTRRLLEQVLAVLSWYDLLYLGDRYKRWLVYFLGLVDHLTLAELTEMLGRFNLSPKQAAAISRGKEAAEQALLRLFRYGEPTRPQVYQILAPLETEFILYMMAKSRHEGSRKAISLYFTHLKHLKPELKGRDLVAMGYQPGPLIKEMLDALLEARLNEKVKSRSQEKDFIRRAFGPPQ, from the coding sequence ATGACCAACCGGAACCACCGGAACGGCGAAAACCAGCCTGCCCCGCCCCGCACCCTGGAGGTGATCACCACCCACTTGAACGCCGACTTCGACGCCATGGCCTCCATGGTGGCGGCCAGAAAGCTCTATCCCGAGGCGCTCCTGGTCTTTCCGGGCTCCCAAGAGCGCAACCTCCGGGATTTTTTCATCCGCTCCAGCTTTTATTTCGTGGATTTTACCCGGATCAAGCAGGTGCCCATGGAAGAGATCAAGCGTCTCATCCTGGTGGACACCCGCCAGGCCTCCCGCATCGGTAAATTCGCCGAAGTGGCCGCCACGGGTGAGGTGGATATCCACATCTACGACCACCACCCCGATACCGACGAAGACGTGCACGGCAGCCTGGAGGTGGTGGAGATGCTGGGGTCCACCACCGCCATCCTCACCCGCATAATCAAGGAGCGGGGGATTGCCCTGGCGCCGCCGGAGGCCACCGTCATGGCCCTGGGGCTGTTCGAGGATACCGGGTCTTTTACCTTTACGTCCACAACCCCCCAGGATTTTGAAGCCGGCGCCTTTCTCCTGGCCCAAGGAGCCGACCTCAACGTAGTCTCCGAGATCATCACCCGGGAGCTGAACGCCGAGCAGGTAGCCCTCTTGAACGACCTCCTGGAACACTCCACCAGTTTCCATGTAGGGGGCATCGAGGTGGTCCTGGCCCGCACCACCGCCCCGGAATACGTGCCGGATTTCGCGGTGGTGGCCCATCGCCTCATGGATGTGGAGAATATCCAGGTCCTCTTTGCCCTGGCCCAGATGGAGGACCGGGTCTTCGTGGTGGGGCGGAGCCGCCTGCCGGAAGTGGACGTGGCTGAGATTTTGTCTGAGTTGGGGGGCGGGGGGCACAGCTATGCCGCGTCCGCCGCCATCAAAGACCAGCCGCTAACCCAGGTGGAGGAAAAATTGCGCCAGGTCCTCCAAGCTCGGATTCATCCCGGCCGCCTGGCCCGGGAAGTCATGTCTTTCCCAGTCAAGTCCGTAACCCCCGAAGTCACCCTGGAGGAGGCGGAAATCATCGTCAACCGCTACAACATCAATGCCCTGCCGGTGCTCTTAGACGGCAAACTCCTGGGCTTGATCAACCGGCAAACCGTAGAAAAAGGAATTTTCCACGGCCTGAGGCGTCATCCGGTAAAGGATTATATGAACACCGAGGTGGCCACCGTGGACCCGGACGCCTCTATTGCGGAAATTCGGGACCGCCTGGTCATCAATAAACAGCGCGTCCTGCCCGTGGTGGAAAATGGCAAGGTCATCGGCCTCATCAGCCGCACCGACCTCCTGCACCTCCTCTTTGCCGAGCACGACGAGGCCCAGTGGTCCCAACCGGTCCGCACCAAGAACATCGAATCCCTCATGCGGGAGCGTCTTCCCAAGGACATCCTGGAGATTTTGAAACAGGTGGGGCTGGTGGCTGCGGAGTTAAAGTTCAGCGCCTACGTGGTGGGCGGCTTCGTCCGGGATCTGCTGCTCAAACATGAAAACCTGGACATCGACATCGTCATTGAAGGCGACGCCATCGTGTTCGCCCGGCGTTTTGCGGCGCAATTCGGCGCCAGATCCCGGGAGTTCCAGAAATTCAAGACCGGGGTGATCATTTTCCCCGACGGCTTTAAGATCGACGTGGCCACCGCCCGCACCGAATATTATGAGGCGCCGGGCGCGCTGCCCATCGTGGAATACAGCTCCATCAAGATGGATCTCTACCGCCGGGATTTTACCATCAACACCCTGGCCTTAAAGCTCAACCCCGGTGAGTTCGGCACCCTGCTGGATTTCTTCGGCGCCCAGCGGGATATCAAGGAAGGCCGCATCAGCCTGCTCCACAACCTGAGTTTTGTAGAAGATCCCACCCGGGTTTTTCGAGCCATCCGCTTCGAACAGCGCTTCAAATTCCGCATCACCAAGCTGGCCGCCAACCTCATCAATAATGCGGTCAAGAACAACTTTTTCGACCGCCTCTCGGGCTCCCGCCTGTTTGGCGAACTGCGGCTCATCCTCCAGGAAGACAACCCCATTCTCGCCATCGCCCGCCTGGCCGAGCTTAAGCTCCTTGCCGCGGTCCACCCCCGGCTGCTCTTCGACGAGGGCACCCGCCGCCTGCTGGAGCAGGTGCTGGCGGTCCTTTCCTGGTATGACCTGCTCTACCTGGGCGACCGCTACAAACGGTGGCTGGTCTATTTCCTGGGGTTGGTGGATCATCTGACCCTGGCGGAATTGACGGAGATGTTGGGCCGCTTTAACCTGTCTCCGAAACAGGCCGCGGCAATCAGCAGGGGCAAAGAGGCGGCTGAACAGGCCCTGCTCAGGCTATTCCGGTATGGGGAACCGACCCGCCCTCAGGTTTACCAGATCTTGGCCCCGCTGGAAACGGAGTTTATCCTCTATATGATGGCCAAGTCGCGCCATGAGGGTTCCCGCAAAGCCATCTCGCTCTATTTCACTCACCTCAAGCATCTCAAACCCGAACTCAAAGGGCGGGACCTGGTGGCTATGGGCTATCAACCCGGCCCCCTCATTAAAGAAATGCTGGATGCCCTGCTGGAAGCCCGCCTCAACGAGAAAGTCAAGAGCCGCAGCCAGGAAAAAGACTTCATCCGCCGCGCCTTCGGCCCGCCTCAATAG
- a CDS encoding SDR family oxidoreductase — protein sequence MSNNIAGKVVVITGASSGLGEATARHLAKQGALLILGARRKDRLESIANDIRATGGKAEIVVIDVTRKDDLEALIKAGIGHFGHIDVLVNNAGLMAIAPLAEAKTDEWDRMIDINIKGVLYGIAAALPVFQKQGHGHFINIASVAGIKVFSPGGSVYSGTKFAVRAITEGLRHEVGKIIRTTTISPGAVDTELKYGSTHQQSADFIKDFYKIAIPADSVARAIAYAIEQPANVDINEIVLRPTIQDF from the coding sequence ATGAGTAACAATATTGCTGGCAAAGTAGTGGTCATAACTGGTGCCAGTAGTGGTCTGGGCGAGGCTACCGCACGGCACCTGGCCAAGCAGGGCGCATTATTAATCTTAGGCGCTCGTCGCAAGGATCGCCTTGAATCCATCGCCAATGATATTCGTGCTACTGGCGGTAAAGCCGAAATTGTCGTGATAGACGTGACCCGGAAAGACGATCTTGAGGCCCTGATTAAGGCAGGGATTGGCCATTTTGGTCATATCGATGTACTCGTCAACAACGCTGGTTTAATGGCAATTGCTCCATTGGCCGAAGCCAAAACTGACGAGTGGGACCGTATGATTGACATCAACATCAAGGGTGTACTCTATGGCATAGCAGCAGCTTTGCCGGTATTTCAGAAACAGGGACACGGTCACTTTATCAATATTGCCTCCGTCGCCGGCATCAAGGTGTTTAGTCCGGGAGGGAGTGTCTACAGCGGCACCAAGTTTGCGGTGCGAGCGATCACTGAAGGATTGCGTCATGAAGTCGGAAAAATAATTCGGACCACTACCATCTCTCCCGGTGCGGTTGATACCGAATTGAAATATGGTAGCACTCATCAGCAGAGCGCGGATTTTATCAAAGATTTTTATAAGATAGCCATCCCGGCAGATTCGGTCGCGAGGGCAATTGCTTATGCCATTGAACAACCTGCTAATGTGGACATCAATGAGATCGTCCTGCGTCCGACGATTCAAGATTTCTAA
- the tsaB gene encoding tRNA (adenosine(37)-N6)-threonylcarbamoyltransferase complex dimerization subunit type 1 TsaB: protein MLILALDTATERGSLALVAEEKVLGEYVLESHDRYLTRLMPEVAALLTATGKALTDLAAVAVSLGPGNFTGLRIGIATAKTLAWSLKCPLVAVSTLEVLAAQFPFHPHPIGVVMDAKRGEVFWGLFACPEDQPQVLEGPLRLAAVDLPARLPRPMLLTGPGLEVHLGVLTPHLAPEIALAPPELRWPLAPTLARLAQQRLKQGLTANPAQLVPTYLRPAL from the coding sequence ATGCTCATTCTGGCCCTGGATACTGCAACCGAACGGGGCAGTCTGGCCCTGGTGGCGGAAGAGAAGGTACTGGGGGAATATGTCCTGGAATCCCACGACCGCTACCTGACCCGCCTGATGCCCGAGGTGGCCGCGCTTCTGACCGCTACCGGCAAGGCCCTGACGGATCTGGCCGCGGTGGCTGTGAGCCTCGGTCCCGGCAACTTTACGGGGCTCAGGATCGGGATCGCGACCGCCAAGACTCTGGCGTGGTCCCTGAAGTGCCCTTTGGTGGCGGTGTCCACCCTGGAGGTCCTGGCGGCCCAGTTTCCCTTTCACCCCCACCCCATCGGGGTGGTCATGGACGCCAAGCGCGGGGAAGTCTTCTGGGGGCTCTTTGCCTGCCCGGAGGACCAGCCCCAGGTGCTGGAAGGACCGCTGCGTCTGGCAGCGGTTGACCTGCCCGCCCGGTTGCCCCGGCCAATGCTCCTCACCGGTCCCGGGCTCGAGGTTCACCTCGGCGTACTTACCCCGCACCTCGCCCCGGAAATTGCGCTGGCCCCACCGGAACTGCGCTGGCCCCTGGCCCCCACCTTGGCCCGCCTGGCCCAGCAGCGCCTGAAGCAGGGCCTGACCGCCAACCCCGCCCAACTGGTTCCCACTTATTTGCGCCCGGCGTTGTGA